From the genome of Gemmatimonadota bacterium, one region includes:
- a CDS encoding ATP-binding protein produces the protein MPDSLPQVLMHSAPSLYEHLGAFAQIVESAVQIAGASEDEQVDLMVAVMEALNNAIDHGSGEDASKKVHLKIHIHPTSITVWVQDEGRGFDPNATPDPLAPENLMNDSGRGLLMMRAFMDEVDFMPSQKGTLVKMIKYFSSKSSPSHC, from the coding sequence ATGCCCGATTCATTACCTCAGGTGCTGATGCACAGTGCCCCAAGTTTATACGAGCATCTGGGCGCATTTGCCCAGATTGTTGAGTCGGCCGTTCAGATAGCTGGCGCTTCAGAAGATGAGCAAGTCGATCTGATGGTTGCAGTTATGGAAGCACTCAATAATGCGATTGATCATGGTAGCGGTGAAGATGCTTCAAAAAAAGTACATCTCAAGATCCATATCCACCCCACTTCCATCACTGTCTGGGTGCAAGACGAGGGGCGAGGCTTTGATCCCAATGCCACACCTGACCCGCTTGCACCAGAAAATTTGATGAATGATTCTGGACGCGGGCTTTTGATGATGCGAGCGTTTATGGATGAGGTGGATTTTATGCCTTCTCAGAAAGGCACGCTGGTTAAGATGATCAAATATTTTTCCTCTAAGTCATCACCATCTCACTGTTGA
- the raiA gene encoding ribosome-associated translation inhibitor RaiA, whose product MQIVISGHHYHVSDSTRTHIKAAVSRFERFYTPVLGCHVTITKEEPAFRVDIIVNVHGQTLKASNAGNKLFPVIDSSAKKMIRQLKKLRDRRRKPRVISGLSEV is encoded by the coding sequence ATGCAAATTGTCATTTCTGGACATCATTACCATGTCTCGGACAGCACGCGCACCCATATAAAAGCTGCTGTCTCTCGGTTTGAGCGATTTTACACGCCCGTGCTGGGTTGTCATGTCACCATTACAAAAGAGGAGCCTGCATTTCGCGTTGATATTATAGTCAATGTGCATGGGCAAACCCTCAAAGCTTCCAACGCGGGTAATAAGCTCTTTCCCGTTATTGATAGTTCGGCAAAGAAGATGATCCGGCAATTGAAGAAACTGCGCGACCGGCGTAGAAAACCCCGCGTTATTTCCGGTCTGAGTGAGGTATAA
- the hprK gene encoding HPr(Ser) kinase/phosphatase yields MPQISIGKMLEDYGDQLALSSVAGQGGIGNTLSTSDVHRPGLALAGFLGLFTFDRVQVMGNTEMLYLSSLDPDICRQTLETIFQFDIPCMVITDGNEVLPVMLELSNARQIPLLTTPFATTKFAHLFSDYLDDVFAPRTAIHGSLVDVYGIGLLFVGASGIGKSEIAVDLVERGHRLVADDVVLVSRKLQGIIVGSSGETLRDHIEIRGLGILNVRNMFGVRAVRMQKRVEVVVKLIKWDETAAYDRIGLDEDWVSILDLEVPQVTVPIYPGKNITVIAETIALNYQLKIQGYHTAQEFNRRLVERMKNKVRDDMSIRADIE; encoded by the coding sequence GTGCCACAGATTTCCATTGGCAAGATGTTAGAAGATTACGGGGACCAACTCGCGCTCTCGTCTGTTGCTGGACAGGGGGGAATTGGCAACACGCTATCTACCAGCGATGTCCATCGCCCTGGTCTCGCGCTTGCGGGATTTCTCGGCCTTTTTACTTTTGACCGCGTTCAGGTTATGGGCAATACGGAGATGCTTTATCTGTCGAGTCTTGACCCCGATATTTGCCGTCAAACCCTTGAAACCATTTTTCAGTTTGATATTCCCTGTATGGTTATCACAGATGGGAATGAAGTACTGCCCGTGATGCTCGAATTGTCCAATGCGAGGCAAATTCCCCTGCTGACCACGCCGTTTGCGACCACCAAGTTTGCCCACCTTTTTTCTGATTATCTCGATGATGTGTTTGCACCGCGCACAGCCATTCACGGTTCGCTGGTCGATGTGTATGGCATTGGACTGCTATTTGTCGGTGCGAGTGGGATTGGAAAAAGTGAGATTGCCGTTGACCTGGTTGAACGTGGGCACCGATTGGTCGCGGATGATGTCGTGCTCGTGTCGCGCAAGTTACAAGGCATAATTGTAGGTAGCAGCGGGGAAACACTGCGCGATCATATAGAAATACGCGGTCTGGGCATTTTGAATGTTCGCAATATGTTTGGCGTGCGTGCCGTTCGTATGCAAAAGCGCGTCGAGGTTGTTGTCAAGCTCATTAAATGGGATGAGACCGCAGCGTATGATCGCATAGGACTCGATGAGGATTGGGTCTCGATTCTCGACCTCGAGGTGCCTCAGGTTACAGTGCCGATCTATCCGGGAAAAAATATTACGGTGATTGCAGAGACGATTGCCCTGAATTATCAACTCAAAATACAGGGCTATCACACGGCGCAAGAATTCAATCGCCGCCTCGTTGAGCGTATGAAAAACAAAGTCCGGGACGATATGTCTATCCGTGCGGATATCGAGTAA